Below is a genomic region from Salvelinus fontinalis isolate EN_2023a chromosome 2, ASM2944872v1, whole genome shotgun sequence.
cagaaacagataaCACTCTAGTCAGCACCATGTAGTCCCTTCACTGATATATAGTAGGAGAACCCTTTACACATTATAAAGGTAAATGCCTACGAAGATGCATTGTGCGTATGTTCACCCCTTCATATAGATAGACAGAAATTACACCGATTGGAAGAGGGTCAAAGTATGCCTGCCTGTAGTCCAGCCACCAATACAACATACCACAGTTTGGACCATGCTACTAACATCTTTCAGTTGTAAATGTTAACTTAATCAAAGGCAAGAGAATAGGGTGAATGTATGTAGTTTAGAAACATCACCCGGCTCAATCATTCAGATATGCTGTACACACAGCAACATCAGAATAGGGAACAGAATGGAGGGGGGGTCTCACCTCTCCATCAACATCAGAATAGGGAACAGAATGGAGGGGGGGTCTCACCTCTCCATCAACATCAGAATAGGGAACAGAATGGAGGGGGGGTCTCACCTCTCCATCAACATCAGAATAGGGAACAGAATGGAGGGGGGGTCTCACCTCTCCATCAACATCAGAATAGGGAACAGAATGGAGGGGGGGTCTCACCTCTCCATCAACATCAGAATAGGGAACAGAATGGAGGGGGGGTCTCACCTCTCCATCAACATCAGCATCCTCCtgctctctattttctctctgcattgtcccCATGCAACTCACATCCACCAGTGTGTTCTGGCTATAAGGCCTCGCAAACTTCACATTACTCATCCTAGAGTCAGTGGTTCCACACACCTCATAGTTGTATACACGCTGTAGGGTTCCCAGGGTTCCGTCTGGGTAAACGGGAGGGTAAAATGGGATAACTGGGAGGTTTGCTGCAGATTTATAGAATAATCGATTCTGTCTCCATCTGAAGATTTTTACTGTGACAATGGCAATGATGGAGAATATGAACAGAACCGAGACCACAGCCAAGGCCAACACCAGATAAAAAGTCAGGTTGATGTCATATTCCCTATCCACTGTGAAGTCAGTGAAATCTGAGAGCACTTCAGGGAAGCTGTCCGCCACCACCACGTTCACATTGACTGTAGCTGATCGAGAGGGCTGCCCGTTGTCCGCCACTACAACAGTGAGTTTTTGTTTCACAGCATCTTTATCAGTGACCTGGCGTATGGTTCTTATTTCTCCGTTCTGTAGGCCTACTTCAAACAACGCCCTGTCTGACGCTTTCTGCAGTTTATATGAGAGCCAGGCATTCTGTCCTGAGTCCACATCAACAGCCACCACTTTAGTGACAAGATATCCCACATCTGCTGAACGAGGCACAATTTCAGCCACCAGAGAGCCACTcgtctgtactgggtagagaaCCTGAGGCACATTGTCGTTCTCATCTTTTATGAATATGTTTATAGTCACATTGCCACTCAATGGGGGTGAGCCTCCATCTTGTGCTTTGACATTGATTTTGAAAGATTTGATTTGCTCATAATCGAAGGGCTTCACCGCGTAAAGCACCCCACTGTCGGAATTTACTGTCAAATATGCGGAGAGTGGAGCCCCGTTTAAACTTCCATCCTCAAGGAAATATGATACCCTAGCATTTGGTCCCCGGTCTGCATCTGTAGCCCTCACAGAAAAGAAAGACCGGGAAGGGACATTGTTTTCAAACACATAGGCATCATAGCTTTCTTGTTGGAATTGGGGTGAATGGTCGTTCACATCCGATATCTTTAAACTCAGCGTTTTTTTACTTGAGAGCGGCGGACTGCCTCCATCTACTGCCGTGATTGTTATATTATACtctgctgtctgctctctgtccaaTACTGATTCTGTCACCAGATTGTAGTAATTTGATAAAGATGATTCCATCTTGAAAGGAAGGTTGTTATGAATGGAACATGTTACCTTTGCATTTTCCGCGGAATCAAAATCCTGGATGTTAATCATGGCTATAATAGTGCCAGGGACTGAGTCCTCGGGTAGGGCACTATAAAATGACATGACGGTTATTTTCGGGATGTTATCGTTAATATCAATAACATCAATAACGATGCCACATGAGTCTGTTAAGCCACCATGATCTTTGGCTTTTACCTTTATTTGGAATTGTTTGTTCTTTTCATAATCTATATCTCCTACTACTCTTACCTCGCCTGATATCGGGTCGATTGTGAATAGCTCTTGAATACTTTTGGTGGCATGCTCAAAATAATACTCTATAATGACGCTAGATCCATCGTCTGCATCTGTCGCACTTACTGTGGTAATCAATGTGCCTTTCGCTGCATTTTCTGGAACAAATGCTTTATATGTAGCTTGGCTAAATGCCGGGGCATTATCATTAACATCGAGAACGACGATGTGAATTTGAACTGTTCCAGACCGCTGAGGGTCTCCACCATCGACAGCAGTTAAAGTCAAATAGTGATGCTTTGTCTTTTCTCTGTCCAGAGGTTTTTGAAGTACCATCTCTATGTGTTTACTGTCATCTATGCGACCTTGAATATTAAGGTTAAAATGGTCTGTGGGGTTTAATATGTATTTCTGAAGTGCATTTTCCCCCACGTCTTGGTCTACCGCGCTTTCGATAGAGAAACGCGCACCAGGTACGGCCAACTCGCTGATTTCCAATCCAATGTCTCTCTTCGGAAAGACGGGGCTATTATCGTTGATATCTAGTACTTCAACTGTAACTCGAAACAGTTCCATTGGATTCTCTAATATCACATCGAAACTGAAGCTGCATGCGGGCATCTCCGCACATAGCTGTTCCCGGTCCATTCTCTCTTTCACTAACAATTGTCCTTTCTCTCGGTCCAGCCCTACGTACTCACTGTCGCCCGCGCTGAAAATCCGTGCTCTCCCGGCTACAAGCCGTTGCGGCTCCAGTCCCAGATCTTTTGCTATATCTCCAACGAAGGATCCCAAGGTCATCTCCTCCGGGATGGAGTAGCGGACCTGCCCGGCCACAGGGTAAACTGAGAACGCGCAAACCACGAACACGCACAACGGCCACTCCATGAGTCTGTTCTTTCTCATTGCCATTTCACGACAAAAATCTAAAGCCAAATCACAATATTAAGGCTGAAAATAAATCCTAGAATGTATTTGACAAGAATCCAGTCAATGTGGCGTCCATTAACAGAACAAAGAGCCTTTGGACACCTAATGTACTATCCAGACAAGGGTCCTTATTCTCTCATCTGGAGCTCCAGGTTACTGTGCTTCTGTGTGTTTCTAAACGCATTATTATGGGAGAAACCACAGTGTGATTGTGTTTTATATTACATGCGATCCACAGCGGCACTTAGGGTTCAAACAAAGTATTGCAATACTAAAGAAATTAAGGTTTTGGCACGTAAATGTATCACACTTAAAAATACCGAATAAATGTTGACATAAAACATTTAGATATTTCGTAATGCAAAATTCACCTCCATAGTGTCATAAAATATTGGATAAGAATGTGTTACAGAAATAGTTTTGAAGAGAAATAAGACAAAGATGCAGTGGAGTGCATACAAAGACATGCGTAATGACAACGCTTGTGCTCACACGAAcgcagagagatgaagagagaaagagcaatTGAGCGAAAAGAGAGCATTAGACCGAAAGAGAGGGAGACGATGGTGAAAGAGATGCATCAATACACAACAAAGCCTATAAAACAACCCTGATCAGGAGTACATATGAATTTCAATATGCCCTCTCACCTCTCCATCGATATCAGCATCCGTCTGATCTCTCATTTCACTCTGCATTGTCCCCATGCGACTCACATCCACCAGTGTGTTCTGGCTATAAGGCCTCGCAAACTTCACACCACTCATCCTAGAGTCAGTGGTTCCCTACACTTCATAGTTGTATACACGCTGTAGGGTTCCCAGGGTCCCGTCTGGGAAAACGGGAGGGTAATATGGGATAACAGGGAGGTTTGCTGCAGATTTATAGAATAATTTATTCTGTTTCCACCGGTAGATTTTCACAGAAATTATACCAATAATCGAAAAAATAAAAAGCAGTGAAACCACAACAAGTgccaaaatttaaaaaaaagtcagGTTATCATTGTATTCCTTGTCGTGCGTAAAGTCAGGGTGTTCTGAGATCACTTCAGGGAAGCTGTCCGCCACCGCCACATTCACATTGACTGTAGCTGATCGAGAGGGCTGCCCGTTGTCCGCCACTATAACAGTGAGTTTTTGTTTCACAGCATCTTTATCAGTGACCTGGCGTATGGTTCTTATTTCTCCATTCTGTAAACCCACTTCAAACAGCGCCCTGTCTGACGCTTTCTGCAGTTTATATGAGAGCCAGGCATTCTGTCCAGAGTCCACATCAATAGCCACCACTTTAGTGACAAGAAAGCCCACATCTGCTGAACGAGGCACCATTTCAGCCACCAGAGAGCTAATagtctgtactgggtagagaaCCTGAGGAGCGTTGTCGTTCTGGTCTTGGATAGAAATATGTACAGTAACAGTTTCACTGAATATAACCGTCTCGCGCGGTTATATTAAAATGAAACTGTTTAAGTTGCTCATAATCAAATGAGCCCACCGCATGAATAACTCCATTCTCTGAATTTACCGAGACCAGTGAAGAGACCTGTACCCCATTTATATCCCTGTCCTCCAGGTAGTAGGACAAGCGCGCATTTTGACCAGAGTCAGCATCACTCGCTCTGATAGTAAATATGGAGACCCCCGGCGAATTGTTCTCTGTTAGAAATGCCTCATAGACACAGCGGTCAAAGGCCGTGGGTTGTCATTCACATCTGTCACTTTCACTGTCACTGTTTTATTACTGAAGAGAATCGGTGTCCAGTCGACTGATACATTTATGGTGACGTTGTATTCTGAAATCGATTCTCGGTCGAGGATGCCATCAGTTACTAAGCTATAATAGTCGGTCATTGACGACTCAATTTTGAATGGCATATCTGGGTTTATAGAACAGTGCACCACGCCGTTTTTTCCAGCATCTGCATCCTCTACATTTATCACGGCTACTGTAGTTCCAGGAGGGGAATTCTCTGCTATGGTATTGGAAAAAGACATCAGTTGTATTGTTGGAGAATTATCATTTTCATCAAAAATTTCAATAACAACTTTACATGTATTGGTAAGACCACCATGGTCTCTTGCTTTTACATTTAATTGGTAGTTTTTCTCCTTTTCATAATCTAACTGGGCTGACATTGTTATCTCCCCCGTTTCCGCATTCATCTGAAATAGACCATTCGCTTCCCTGCTTACATGGGCAATAGAATAGGACACTTTCCCGTACGACCCACTATCAGCATCAGCAGCGCTTACATTTGTTATAAAGGTTCCTATTGGGGAATTTTCTTTTATATCTGCTTTATAAACAGACTGGCTGCAAACGGGGGCATTATCATTGGCATCTATTACAATTACATGGATATGAAGAGTGCCAGATTTTTGAGGATCACCCCCATCGTTTGCTATAAGCAACAGCGTAaattcctcctgtctctctttatctAACGGATTTTGCAAAATCATCTCGACATATTTCTCTCCGTCAGTTAGGCTATGTAACTCTAGAGTGAAATTATTTACTGGTTTCAGGGTATAGCTTTGGATACTATTACCGCCCACGTCCCGGTCCTCTGCACTGTCTAACGAGAAGCGAGCTCCAGATACGGCAGATTTGCTAATTTCCAGGTTAACACTATCTCTCTGAAAGGAAGGGGCATTGTCGTTTATATCCCGGACCTCGACTGTTATTCGATACAATTGGATGGGATTTTCGATTATAACCTCAAAACTAAAGCTGCAAGGCGTAGTCTGGTTGCAGAGCTCCTTTCTGTCTATTCTCTCTTTAACAACCAGAGTGCCTTTGTCTCTGTTGAGATCAACATACTGACGACTCCCCTTTGTTACAATGCGAGCTTTACCAGTAACAAGTCGACTGACCTCCAAACCCAAGTCCTTCGCAATATTACCGACAAAAGATCCCTCTGCCATCTCCTCTAGGATGGAGTATCGTGCTTGTCCTGTCACATTGTCAACCCAGATCACGCAAAAAACAATGCATAGTACTTGCCATCTGTAACCAAAGCCTTTCCTCCACAGGCTGAGTGGAACATCGAACAAACGCCAAATATCCATTGTAATGATTATTTAAATGGTAAAGTCGTAATCCAAATGACAACCCGATGAATTCCAAAATAAAATATCTCGAGGTATTGCCAATACCTGCATTTATCCTTCTCGGCTACAGAGTATAGCAATATTGAGGTAGGGATCACTGCGCAGCCACCCATGAGCCAATAGAATAACGTCTTGTTAACCAACAGCGGCCCTCAGTTAAAAACATGAAAATGCACCGAATTAATAGTGATTATGCCTCTACAGACCTTATCATtcctctaaagacacaacctCCCATTGGACTCTAGTTTAGATCCAGCCCACGAATGAACCAATGAGACATTTCTATTTTACACGAATGCATGGCATACAGTGGCTCAATATGGATAACCAAACACTGCAAACTCACAAGTACAACCACAACAGAAACAactattattttatttttgtccAGGAAGGTGTGCTGTGACAGCCTGAATATGACATTTTATACGAATTGCAATACACACACTTTGACAAGCATTTCATTTTTCTACAACACGATTCGAAAAGCCCAAACATTATGGATGAGAGCAAACCCCGTGGGTTTAATTCAGGACGAAGACAGGCAAACAAGATGAAAAAAATGATCTCAATAACCTAAATAACCTATACTCGACCTGGGTTCATGCCTATTTAAATACTTATgttctgtgtatttgagtattttcaaatattGTGGTCGAAATACTTATATTTGAAGTTGTAAAATGTCAGCGTCTCACCTGCTCAGGAGAATCCGGGTCATCCAGAAAGCTTTTCTCATTCTGAGAAGGTTGCAAGGTCGCATTGTCTCTGGTCATAGTAGAGCTCGGGTCCACTATTAAAACGTGCCGACTAAAAGGTCTGGCGAATTTACAGTCACTCTTCCTTGTGTCAGTCGTCATGCACACCTCATAGTTGTACACGTGTTGCAGAGTCCCTGTCCCCCCGGCGTCTGAGAAACGGGGTGGATAATATGGAATCACTGGGAGATTGGAATGGAAGTTACGTGATTGTCTCCACCTGTAGATCTTAACTGATATTATAACTAATACACACGAGATGACGAGAAAAGACACGACAGCCAAGGccaaaattaaataaaatgtaaagtgATCGTGGTATTCTTTGTCATGCGTCAAGTCACTGAATTCTGAGATCACTTCAGGGAAGCTGTCCACCAGCGCCACATTCACATTGACTGTAGCTGATCGAGAGGGCTGCCCGTTGTCCGCCACTACAACAGTGAGTTTTTGTTTCACAGCATCTTTATCAGTGACCTGGCGTATGGTTCTTATTTCTCCGTTCTGTAAACCCACTTCAAACAGCGCCCTGTCTGACGCTTTCTGCAGTTTATATGAGAGCCAGGCATTCTGTCCATAGTCCACATCAACAGCCACCACTTTAGTGACAAGATAGCCCACATCTGCTGAACGAGGCACCATTTCAGCCACCAGAGAGCTACTcgtctgtactgggtagagaaCCTGAGGAGTGTTGTCATTCTGATCTTGAATTATTAACTTTATAGTCAAGTTACTGTTAAGTGGAGGGGAGCCTCCATCTTGCGCTATAACGTGGAATTCAAAAGCTTTGATTTGTTCGTAATCAAAGCATCTCACTGCATAAATCACTCCTGTTTCAGAATTAATCAATATTGAAGATGAAATAGAATTCCCTCCCACCTGCGATTCCTCCAAGAAATAGGAGACCCTGGCGTTCTGACCCCAGTCTTCATCTTTGGCCTGGACCAAACCAATTGACACACCTGGGAAGTTGTTTTCCAATATCCGAGCTGTGTACTCGCTTTTATCGAGCACTGGCACATTGTCGTTCACATCAGAGATTCTTATGCGAAGGGTCTTATTGTGACGTAATGAGGGAAGACCTTTGTCCACCGCTGTCACTGTGACGTTATACTCAGACACAACCTCACGGTCTAAAACACTGTTGTTTAGTAAAGTGTAATAGTTCGCTAATGAAGATTGTATCTTAAAGGGAAGAGAATGGTCGATGGAACAATTAACATGACCATTTTGTCCAGTCCAAGTCTTTCACATTAACAATGGCGACAGTTGTCCCCGGGGGAGAGTCCTCGGGGATGGTATTGGAAAAAGATGTCAATGCTATAACGGGGGGATTGTCATTCACATCTATCACTTCAATTACTACTTTGCAAGATTTTGAGAGACCACCTATATCTTTGGCAATTACATTAATTTGAAACTGCTTAGTTTTCTCATAGTCGATTATACCTGATACTCGTATTTCTCCACTGCTTGGATTTAGTGTGAACACCATAGCATTTTGTTGTGTAAGGTGGTCAATGTAATATTCTAACTGACCATTACTGCCCACATCTGCGTCGGTCGCAATCACTGTTGCTACTAAAGTCCCTTTAGGGGAATTCTCCAAAACAGAGGCTTTGTATACGGCTTGACTAAAAACCGGAGCATTATCATTGGCATCCAAAACATTAACTTTTATGCTCACGGTCCCTGTTCTCCGCGGATTTCCTCCGTCGGCAGCTGTCAATGTTAGAAACATTTCACCTTCcttctctctatctaaaggactTTGCAAAACCATCTCCGCATATTTACCACCATCAGCAAACGTTTGTTCTTTTAAAGTAAAATGCGTCGAAGGTTTAAGACTGTAGCTTTGCAGGGCATTTAAACCTACATCAGGATCCACGGCACTGCCTAAAATAAATTGAGCTCCAGGCGATGCTACTTCACTGATATTCAGGGTCATTTCCTTATTCGCAAAGGCAGGTGCATTATCGTTGATATCGAGTATTTCCACAGTTATACTAAATAATTCCATTGGATTTTCTAGAACCATTTCGAAGTTGAAGCTACAGGGGGAAGCGTGTCCACACAGCTCCTCTCTGTCTATGCGCTGTTTGACCAGCAGAATCCCTTTGTCCGCGTTCAGCTCTACACAATCCTTTTCCTCACTAACAATGCGGGCCCGGACAGATTTTAGTCTTCGGATATCTAGTCCCAAATGCTTTGAGAGATCCCCAATCAAAGACCCTCGTACCATTTCCTCTGGAATCGAATATCGCACCTGGCATCGAACCATATGCGACAAGAGGGCACACACAATAATCAATCGTGCTTGCCATTGTGGCGTTCGATTTTGCTTTCCCTCAAACATTTCGGAAAAAACAGCAAAAATATAAATTTCTGGACAGAAATATTGAGTAGCCTTGATGCACAACTCTCTCTTAGTCCATCTAAATCAGCTATATTGGTAATCTATCCGTGTTGATTTTCATTCCTGTTTGATTATAGATATCTTCCCCCGAATGTTGTATCAGCTCATATGAATCCATCAGACAGGAGGTTCTGTGAATTTGAAGCTTATATCTCGTCCTACTGTCCAACAGCGGCACTCAGAGTCCAGAGCGCAGACTATCATCATGTCGAAATGATACACAGCCAACTAAAGACAGACTGTTTTATAACACAGTCCATAACTAAGCCTACATCAGCAAATGGAAGATTATTGCACTGTGTATTGTCAGTAAACACTTTTTATAACATTTTCtttgaaaaaaaaacaatttggAGCACGTTTGatatttcagcaccatggagagcgACAGCTCCAACCTGAAACCAACAAAATTAGACCTTTCAGACCAATACTAAACATGAATACTGTTTCAGGACTTAAAAATGTGTATGCTATAACTGTTTCACCATATACCAATAATAAACAATTGATCACCAGCAAATCTATGATGCTTCATGTGTTTAACCCTGACTGCAACGTTTCATAATTCACAGCCCCCACCAATATACCCAAGTCTGAAATATCTGACAAGCTGTAGTTAATGTTTTATTCATCAAAGTTGCCAACTTTGCATCCCTCTATTTCCATGTAACTAGGGGTGAAACTGAGAGGCAAATCGGCCTCTCACAGAGCGAGGTCAGAGGTCATcacaggatgagacagacagtgtgtcaaAGCAGTGAAGCATGATGCCGTCTATCCACAGCACAACTTCCACATGTTCCCCAAATCAACCTACACACGTCCTGCTGCAGGCTTACACATCCGTGAGACATCAAGGCTTGTCTTTACCACACTCTAACAATCACTGGCAGGCATGATAGTCTAGGGTCCTCTGCACTAGAATATCACTGACACATTCATACACCTCTTACAATATCACAATAGAAATTGCATTACCAGATCTTTATACAAAATATGTACTTTGATGAATAAAACATTAATTACAGCTTGTCAGATATTTCAGACTTGGGTATATTGGTTGGTGCTATGAATTATGAAACGTTGCAGTCAGGGTTAAACACATGAAGCATCATGGATTTGCTGGTGATCAACGAGATCAGATGCCACATAATTCAAATAATAAGAAATATATTTGAGCAGGGATGGAAGGCTGGGGATCTACAAAAATAATAATTCTCCTGACCTACTTTAGAATTGTGTGGCAGTGCTGAGCAGAGTTGTCATactgcagtatgtgtgtatgtgtgtctgcagTGCTGAGCAGAGTTGTCATactgcagtatgtgtgtatgtgtgtctgcagTGCTGAGCAGTTGTCACactgcagtatgtgtgtatgtgtgtctgcagTGCTGAGCAGAG
It encodes:
- the LOC129815149 gene encoding protocadherin gamma-A11-like isoform X8 is translated as MDREQLCAEMPACSFSFDVILENPMELFRVTVEVLDINDNSPVFPKRDIGLEISELAVPGARFSIESAVDQDVGENALQKYILNPTDHFNLNIQGRIDDSKHIEMVLQKPLDREKTKHHYLTLTAVDGGDPQRSGTVQIHIVVLDVNDNAPAFSQATYKAFVPENAAKGTLITTVSATDADDGSSVIIEYYFEHATKSIQELFTIDPISGEVRVVGDIDYEKNKQFQIKVKAKDHGGLTDSCGIVIDVIDINDNIPKITVMSFYSALPEDSVPGTIIAMINIQDFDSAENAKVTCSIHNNLPFKMESSLSNYYNLVTESVLDREQTAEYNITITAVDGGSPPLSSKKTLSLKISDVNDHSPQFQQESYDAYVFENNVPSRSFFSVRATDADRGPNARVSYFLEDGSLNGAPLSAYLTVNSDSGVLYAVKPFDYEQIKSFKINVKAQDGGSPPLSGNVTINIFIKDENDNVPQVLYPVQTSGSLVAEIVPRSADVGYLVTKVVAVDVDSGQNAWLSYKLQKASDRALFEVGLQNGEIRTIRQVTDKDAVKQKLTVVVADNGQPSRSATVNVNVVVADSFPEVLSDFTDFTVDREYDINLTFYLVLALAVVSVLFIFSIIAIVTVKIFRWRQNRLFYKSAANLPVIPFYPPVYPDGTLGTLQRVYNYEQNPPNNDWRLNQQVQRPGPSGTYRYSTITQQRWTPYGKARAGPHPAGAGGVVAGTGPWPTPPTEAEQIQALMAAANEVSEATATLDPRYNAQFPMQHVPDYRQNVYIPGSTATLTANPQQMMPQQALQGPPQAMPQVDVPNAAQTPASKKKSTKKDKK
- the LOC129815206 gene encoding protocadherin gamma-A11-like, which produces MAEGSFVGNIAKDLGLEVSRLVTGKARIVTKGSRQYVDLNRDKGTLVVKERIDRKELCNQTTPCSFSFEVIIENPIQLYRITVEVRDINDNAPSFQRDSVNLEISKSAVSGARFSLDSAEDRDVGGNSIQSYTLKPVNNFTLELHSLTDGEKYVEMILQNPLDKERQEEFTLLLIANDGGDPQKSGTLHIHVIVIDANDNAPVCSQSVYKADIKENSPIGTFITNVSAADADSGSYGKVSYSIAHVSREANGLFQMNAETGEITMSAQLDYEKEKNYQLNVKARDHGGLTNTCKVVIEIFDENDNSPTIQLMSFSNTIAENSPPGTTVAVINVEDADAGKNGVVHCSINPDMPFKIESSMTDYYSLVTDGILDRESISEYNVTINVSVDWTPILFSNKTVTVKVTDVNDNPRPLTAVSMRHF
- the LOC129815197 gene encoding protocadherin beta-1-like encodes the protein MFEGKQNRTPQWQARLIIVCALLSHMVRCQVRYSIPEEMVRGSLIGDLSKHLGLDIRRLKSVRARIVSEEKDCVELNADKGILLVKQRIDREELCGHASPCSFNFEMVLENPMELFSITVEILDINDNAPAFANKEMTLNISEVASPGAQFILGSAVDPDVGLNALQSYSLKPSTHFTLKEQTFADGGKYAEMVLQSPLDREKEGEMFLTLTAADGGNPRRTGTVSIKVNVLDANDNAPVFSQAVYKASVLENSPKGTLVATVIATDADVGSNGQLEYYIDHLTQQNAMVFTLNPSSGEIRVSGIIDYEKTKQFQINVIAKDIGGLSKSCKVVIEVIDVNDNPPVIALTSFSNTIPEDSPPGTTVAIVNVKDLDWTKWSC
- the LOC129815149 gene encoding protocadherin gamma-A1-like isoform X9, with the protein product MDREQLCAEMPACSFSFDVILENPMELFRVTVEVLDINDNSPVFPKRDIGLEISELAVPGARFSIESAVDQDVGENALQKYILNPTDHFNLNIQGRIDDSKHIEMVLQKPLDREKTKHHYLTLTAVDGGDPQRSGTVQIHIVVLDVNDNAPAFSQATYKAFVPENAAKGTLITTVSATDADDGSSVIIEYYFEHATKSIQELFTIDPISGEVRVVGDIDYEKNKQFQIKVKAKDHGGLTDSCGIVIDVIDINDNIPKITVMSFYSALPEDSVPGTIIAMINIQDFDSAENAKVTCSIHNNLPFKMESSLSNYYNLVTESVLDREQTAEYNITITAVDGGSPPLSSKKTLSLKISDVNDHSPQFQQESYDAYVFENNVPSRSFFSVRATDADRGPNARVSYFLEDGSLNGAPLSAYLTVNSDSGVLYAVKPFDYEQIKSFKINVKAQDGGSPPLSGNVTINIFIKDENDNVPQVLYPVQTSGSLVAEIVPRSADVGYLVTKVVAVDVDSGQNAWLSYKLQKASDRALFEVGLQNGEIRTIRQVTDKDAVKQKLTVVVADNGQPSRSATVNVNVVVADSFPEVLSDFTDFTVDREYDINLTFYLVLALAVVSVLFIFSIIAIVTVKIFRWRQNRLFYKSAANLPVIPFYPPVYPDGTLGTLQRVYNYEQNPPNNDWRLNQQVQRPGPSGAGPHPAGAGGVVAGTGPWPTPPTEAEQIQALMAAANEVSEATATLDPRYNAQFPMQHVPDYRQNVYIPGSTATLTANPQQMMPQQALQGPPQAMPQVDVPNAAQTPASKKKSTKKDKK